A region of Synergistaceae bacterium DNA encodes the following proteins:
- a CDS encoding UvrD-helicase domain-containing protein, whose product MSERKTDWLPLLLPEGTPEGQVRAVTCDDALITVGAGAGTGKTWVLSTRYARLLFSDSDCLPQNILTLTFTEAAAREMQERIRKRAFALMPLLSPENFSREERQALEEGFDETWISTIHSFAARLIRESGLALDVDPRSSVISDPQKEKFRENLKQALDALDLRTFVASCGSRNLLDAAERLESDPILIAALEKWQPDTLCNLAVNVTELHSSLGHSWQTLTEWAKGAEREDDPRAKSMSNALRDLLQPRWDEAWQLWRSVFGEFGGDILDARDAVLRKATGKGKSPVLALAMLLEKWGKDLRLDENASGDDPTAIERRRLFYTDLCENLSGGRSTLFGAIGERLGQSITSWKNAQKKWRELSKISPEAPLPEAERRLRAVLLRLSALAWESWDGMKRRRSLLSFTDMIRFAASSIGADERLKGFKHILIDEFQDTDPLQNSLIRDLQTKEGAKLFVVGDPKQAIYRFRHADLTLFADTVLQSRSSGSDITLNVSFRTRSSLLRPINSLFAHIWEKGLGAGERMSRLKFEPLDPPSAPHPNRDLSTVTPFTLLLAVRQGRSSRETRKRLARNLARIFTRWIEEGRTVWDGRNEVLRPVSWKDFAILTPTRGEYETLEDMFTKENIPVVFESNSSYFSRGEITDVVNTMRAAAFPSDETAFAGWLSSPFSGVSRSDATTCLNLHATTARMGEISLLDVVQERFPEAVERLEHLRRLGNLRGPSALLSSLLENRNWLAAFRRDQRLRVVSNVTKAISMAAGYESGVSPSLAGCTQWLDTALRNAQTSEEAPWMDPDADAVHVLTIHSSKGLEFPVVAVMAMDRGVGGKGNSATLAPSKTMGVVLSAIPDMMRNTDGMEAEEELPRSLKQERALSAQSELEESTRLFYVATTRARDALILCGAVSENKDGERSVKQDTWLEHTLDWLGREQGCDWQDLEGPPLVWAEDEEEGETGKTRSSGVTIRTFEKVEQNVPSPRLTLPDSEEISLSSLSATSYALFEWCPFAWRRRHRQGLDLRWEAPDEPGDVPGGSRLGTLAHWILAEWDLTPKGLEKWLDNSAAPLRLPADLRDTWRNARNREALRSWLMDLTRSEEGRLIAEAARSGSLRREAPFCVSIGGDAGHLYLVGAIDALWRDSRNQWFVRDYKITLSDNAPAELYRAQLGFYALVVKLLAKKQGLPFEGVDVGLVFLREGGRSGDARRFSKNDDWATMEEHIRLAAQTTVRGDWIPRREHCRFCPWKKGCGKTKK is encoded by the coding sequence ATGAGCGAACGGAAAACTGACTGGCTGCCTCTTCTTCTGCCGGAGGGAACTCCGGAGGGACAGGTTCGCGCCGTGACCTGCGACGACGCCCTGATCACCGTCGGCGCCGGAGCGGGGACGGGAAAAACCTGGGTTCTCTCCACCCGCTACGCGCGTTTGCTGTTCTCGGATTCGGACTGTCTGCCGCAGAATATTCTGACCCTGACTTTCACCGAGGCGGCGGCCAGAGAAATGCAGGAACGCATACGGAAACGGGCCTTCGCTCTCATGCCGCTGCTGTCTCCGGAAAACTTCTCCCGGGAAGAGCGACAGGCGCTGGAGGAGGGGTTCGACGAAACCTGGATCTCCACCATACACTCTTTCGCCGCGCGCCTCATCCGGGAGTCCGGCCTCGCCCTCGACGTGGACCCCCGTTCTTCCGTCATCAGCGACCCCCAGAAAGAAAAATTCCGGGAAAACCTGAAACAGGCCCTGGACGCACTGGACCTGAGAACCTTTGTGGCCTCCTGCGGCAGCAGAAACCTTCTCGACGCGGCGGAAAGGCTGGAGAGCGACCCCATACTGATCGCCGCTCTGGAGAAATGGCAGCCGGACACGCTTTGCAACCTGGCTGTCAACGTGACGGAGCTGCACTCCAGCCTGGGACACTCATGGCAAACCCTGACGGAATGGGCGAAAGGAGCCGAGAGAGAGGACGACCCCAGAGCAAAATCCATGTCCAACGCCCTGAGAGACCTGCTGCAACCCCGCTGGGACGAAGCCTGGCAGCTCTGGCGCTCCGTTTTCGGAGAATTTGGAGGCGACATCCTGGACGCACGGGACGCGGTGCTCCGTAAAGCCACGGGAAAGGGAAAAAGTCCGGTTCTGGCTCTGGCGATGCTGCTGGAAAAATGGGGAAAAGACCTGCGACTCGACGAAAACGCTTCCGGCGACGACCCGACAGCCATAGAACGACGACGGCTGTTTTACACGGACCTGTGTGAAAACCTCTCCGGAGGAAGGTCGACGCTCTTCGGAGCTATCGGCGAGCGCCTGGGACAAAGCATCACGAGCTGGAAAAACGCCCAGAAAAAATGGCGGGAACTTTCGAAAATTTCTCCGGAGGCTCCCCTGCCCGAAGCTGAACGCCGTCTGCGGGCCGTGCTTCTGCGTCTTTCCGCCCTGGCCTGGGAGAGCTGGGACGGGATGAAGCGACGCCGGAGCCTTCTTTCCTTCACGGACATGATTCGCTTTGCCGCCTCCTCCATCGGCGCGGACGAACGACTAAAGGGCTTCAAACACATTTTGATCGACGAATTTCAGGATACGGATCCCCTGCAAAACTCCCTGATTCGCGACCTTCAGACGAAGGAAGGGGCAAAACTGTTCGTCGTCGGCGATCCGAAACAGGCCATCTACCGCTTCCGCCACGCCGACCTGACTCTTTTCGCCGATACCGTGCTGCAAAGCCGAAGTTCGGGGAGCGACATCACCCTGAACGTCAGCTTCAGAACCCGCTCGTCGCTTCTGCGGCCGATCAACTCCCTTTTCGCCCACATCTGGGAAAAGGGCCTCGGTGCGGGAGAGCGGATGAGCCGTCTGAAGTTCGAGCCCCTTGATCCCCCGTCCGCCCCCCATCCCAACCGCGACCTCTCCACCGTCACCCCCTTTACCCTGCTTCTGGCCGTCAGGCAGGGCCGGAGTTCACGCGAGACCCGGAAGCGACTGGCGCGGAATCTGGCTCGGATTTTTACCCGCTGGATCGAGGAGGGACGTACCGTGTGGGACGGGCGCAACGAGGTTCTCCGCCCCGTAAGCTGGAAGGACTTCGCCATCCTGACCCCGACCCGTGGGGAGTATGAAACTCTGGAAGACATGTTCACCAAGGAGAACATCCCCGTCGTCTTCGAGAGCAACTCCAGTTATTTTTCCCGGGGAGAAATCACCGACGTGGTCAACACCATGCGGGCGGCTGCCTTTCCCTCCGACGAAACGGCGTTTGCGGGCTGGCTTTCCTCTCCTTTTTCCGGCGTCTCCCGCTCCGATGCCACGACCTGCCTGAATCTTCACGCCACGACCGCGCGAATGGGAGAAATTTCCCTGCTCGACGTGGTTCAGGAACGTTTTCCCGAAGCTGTGGAACGGCTGGAGCATCTCCGGCGTCTTGGAAACCTGAGAGGGCCTTCCGCCCTGCTGTCCAGCCTTCTGGAGAACAGAAACTGGCTCGCCGCCTTCAGACGGGATCAGCGCCTTCGGGTGGTCAGCAACGTCACCAAGGCGATTTCCATGGCTGCCGGATACGAAAGCGGGGTCTCTCCAAGCCTCGCCGGCTGCACCCAATGGCTGGACACGGCCCTTCGCAACGCGCAGACCTCCGAGGAAGCGCCCTGGATGGATCCGGACGCAGACGCCGTTCACGTGCTGACGATCCACAGCTCCAAGGGGCTCGAATTTCCCGTGGTGGCCGTCATGGCCATGGATCGGGGCGTCGGCGGCAAGGGAAACAGCGCAACTCTGGCCCCTTCCAAAACAATGGGGGTCGTGTTGTCGGCCATCCCCGACATGATGCGGAACACGGACGGCATGGAGGCGGAGGAGGAACTTCCCCGCTCCCTGAAGCAGGAACGGGCGCTTTCGGCCCAAAGCGAACTGGAGGAAAGCACCCGCCTCTTTTACGTGGCGACGACCCGAGCCAGGGACGCTTTGATTCTCTGCGGCGCCGTTTCCGAAAACAAAGACGGCGAGCGATCGGTGAAACAGGACACCTGGCTGGAACACACGCTCGACTGGCTGGGAAGGGAGCAGGGCTGCGACTGGCAGGACCTCGAAGGCCCTCCCCTCGTCTGGGCAGAGGATGAGGAAGAAGGAGAAACGGGGAAAACGCGGTCCTCCGGCGTTACCATAAGAACTTTCGAAAAAGTTGAACAGAATGTCCCCTCCCCTCGTCTGACACTGCCCGACTCGGAAGAAATCTCCCTTTCCAGCCTCTCGGCCACTTCCTACGCTCTGTTCGAATGGTGTCCCTTCGCCTGGCGGCGACGGCATCGGCAGGGACTGGACCTGCGATGGGAGGCTCCCGACGAACCCGGAGACGTTCCAGGGGGATCCCGGCTGGGGACCCTGGCCCATTGGATTCTGGCGGAATGGGATCTGACCCCGAAGGGGCTGGAGAAATGGCTGGACAATTCCGCCGCCCCCCTTCGCCTGCCGGCGGATTTGCGCGACACCTGGCGAAACGCCAGAAATCGGGAAGCACTGAGAAGCTGGCTCATGGACCTGACCCGATCCGAGGAGGGACGTCTCATTGCAGAGGCGGCTCGAAGCGGCAGCCTTCGCAGAGAAGCTCCCTTCTGCGTTTCCATCGGCGGGGACGCCGGCCATCTGTACCTCGTGGGAGCGATCGACGCCCTGTGGCGAGACTCCCGCAACCAGTGGTTCGTCAGAGATTACAAGATCACCCTGTCGGACAACGCGCCGGCAGAGCTTTACCGTGCCCAGCTCGGTTTTTACGCGCTTGTCGTGAAACTTCTGGCGAAAAAACAGGGGCTTCCCTTCGAAGGCGTCGACGTTGGGCTCGTCTTCCTGCGAGAGGGTGGCCGCTCCGGCGATGCCCGACGTTTCTCGAAAAACGACGACTGGGCAACAATGGAAGAACATATTCGCCTCGCCGCTCAGACCACCGTCCGGGGGGACTGGATTCCAAGGCGGGAACACTGCCGTTTCTGCCCCTGGAAAAAAGGCTGCGGCAAAACAAAAAAATAA
- a CDS encoding type II toxin-antitoxin system RelB/DinJ family antitoxin, with protein sequence MSTVNINIRTDSDIKAQAQQIFETLGLDMTTAINLFLRQTVRERDLPFVLSAKPASVKKSRALAYGRGSMKGKMWVSDDFDAPIDDFKEYME encoded by the coding sequence ATGAGTACAGTAAATATCAACATACGCACGGACAGCGACATCAAAGCGCAGGCCCAGCAGATTTTCGAAACGCTTGGGTTGGACATGACGACGGCAATCAATCTGTTCCTGCGCCAGACGGTGCGCGAGCGCGACCTGCCGTTTGTTCTGTCTGCAAAGCCGGCCTCCGTGAAAAAAAGCAGGGCGCTCGCTTACGGCCGCGGGAGCATGAAAGGAAAGATGTGGGTTTCCGACGACTTCGACGCCCCGATTGACGACTTCAAAGAGTACATGGAATGA
- a CDS encoding type II toxin-antitoxin system VapC family toxin — MKYLLDTHTVLWFFEDSKQLSEKAAGVIEDSDPDNGIVISVASLWEFTIKRSLGKLHFDGGVTNLYAMIETNGWTVLPIAQSHLESLSDLPPIHRDPFDRLLVATAKSERMSIVTTDRNIPRYGVPCVW; from the coding sequence ATGAAATACCTGCTCGACACTCATACTGTTCTCTGGTTTTTTGAGGATTCGAAACAGTTGTCTGAAAAGGCGGCGGGCGTGATTGAGGACAGCGATCCCGATAACGGCATAGTAATAAGCGTAGCGTCCCTTTGGGAGTTCACAATCAAACGCAGCCTCGGCAAACTCCACTTCGACGGCGGCGTGACAAATCTCTACGCCATGATTGAGACAAATGGATGGACTGTGCTTCCCATCGCTCAATCGCATTTGGAGAGCCTGTCCGATCTGCCGCCTATACATCGCGACCCTTTTGACAGATTGCTCGTTGCGACTGCAAAGTCCGAGAGAATGTCGATAGTTACAACCGACAGAAACATTCCCCGATACGGCGTGCCCTGCGTATGGTAG
- a CDS encoding TSUP family transporter, with amino-acid sequence MNFPGSEFVSLHTYLILCPMLFLASFVDSVAGGGGLISIPSWLAAGFPVHFAYGTNKFTSGAAALSSSIRYFRSGKISLPVACFAAAGALGGSWLGARLVLFLSDEVLRVTLLVLLPIVGTFTLLCRRNAPTEESPAMALAENAEAEKKRFLSFLIGLVIGAYEGFFGPGSGTFLILAFNFLLGMELLTACGTARLVNLAANLAALLTFVAESRVVWEVAVPCALFSIAGGRFGARCAITRGAKFVRPLMAFVMVLLFAKLLYDFCLKIKLI; translated from the coding sequence TTGAATTTTCCAGGTTCGGAGTTCGTGTCTCTGCACACTTATTTGATTCTGTGCCCCATGCTTTTTCTGGCCTCTTTTGTGGACTCCGTGGCCGGCGGAGGAGGGCTCATTTCCATCCCTTCCTGGCTGGCCGCGGGGTTTCCCGTGCATTTTGCCTATGGAACCAACAAATTCACCTCGGGTGCGGCAGCGCTTTCTTCCTCCATCCGTTATTTCAGGAGCGGAAAAATCTCCCTCCCTGTGGCGTGTTTCGCCGCTGCCGGCGCGCTGGGAGGCTCCTGGCTGGGGGCGAGGCTGGTCCTTTTTTTGAGCGATGAGGTTCTTCGGGTGACGCTTCTGGTGCTTTTGCCCATTGTGGGAACCTTCACACTGCTCTGCCGGAGAAATGCTCCGACTGAGGAGAGTCCCGCTATGGCCCTGGCGGAAAATGCGGAAGCGGAAAAAAAGAGGTTTCTGTCTTTTCTCATCGGGTTGGTCATCGGCGCCTACGAGGGCTTTTTTGGGCCGGGGTCCGGCACGTTTTTGATCCTGGCCTTCAATTTTTTATTGGGGATGGAGCTTCTCACGGCCTGTGGGACGGCCCGTCTGGTCAACCTGGCGGCGAATCTGGCTGCGCTGCTCACGTTTGTGGCGGAGAGCCGGGTGGTTTGGGAAGTCGCTGTTCCCTGCGCGCTGTTTTCCATAGCCGGCGGTCGGTTTGGAGCCCGCTGCGCAATAACCCGCGGGGCGAAATTTGTCAGGCCTCTGATGGCCTTTGTCATGGTGCTGTTGTTCGCGAAGTTGCTGTACGATTTCTGCCTGAAAATAAAATTGATTTAA
- a CDS encoding M20 family metallopeptidase: MLSEKDWRALFEEVEKLRDVLVKTSSKIWENPEIGHQEFMAADLLCGVLESNGFEVERNSGGMKTAFRGSFRSDKKGPTVAFIAEYDALPELGHACGHNLFCCSALGAAIALRGFLKETGGEVQVLGSPAEEGTVPNYGGKVTLLKKGYFERVDCAFTAHGENETVIERSLAATMALEVTFRGQPAHAGGSPEKGVNALTAGMLTLNNINAMRQHNLAGDIVNGVVVESSSMPNTIPDLCRMKFSIRGRTSANLKRVLKVVTNSVEAAALVTGCTFETKIPENFYEDTRPNHELGLVMAEALKVLGMPFRASDTRGYGWDAGNVSCVRPLLAPYFKIGPETLTGHTREFCEASNSEEAREAMLSAAKAMGAVALEYLVSEELREKVRREFETVTKG, from the coding sequence ATGCTTTCGGAGAAAGACTGGCGCGCGCTTTTTGAGGAGGTGGAAAAACTCAGAGATGTCCTCGTCAAAACCTCCTCGAAAATATGGGAAAATCCGGAAATAGGACATCAGGAGTTTATGGCTGCCGATCTTCTGTGCGGCGTCCTCGAATCGAACGGCTTCGAGGTGGAGAGAAACAGCGGCGGCATGAAAACGGCCTTCAGGGGATCTTTCCGGTCGGATAAAAAAGGTCCCACCGTGGCGTTTATCGCCGAGTACGACGCTCTGCCCGAACTGGGACATGCCTGCGGGCACAATCTTTTTTGCTGTTCCGCCCTGGGGGCCGCCATCGCTTTGCGCGGATTTCTGAAGGAAACGGGAGGCGAGGTTCAGGTTTTGGGCTCTCCCGCCGAGGAGGGAACCGTCCCCAATTATGGAGGAAAGGTGACTTTGCTCAAAAAAGGTTACTTTGAGCGCGTGGACTGCGCCTTTACCGCCCACGGGGAAAACGAGACCGTCATAGAGCGCTCTCTGGCCGCCACAATGGCTCTGGAGGTGACCTTCAGGGGACAGCCCGCCCACGCCGGCGGGTCGCCGGAAAAAGGGGTGAACGCCCTGACGGCCGGAATGCTCACCCTGAACAATATCAATGCCATGAGGCAGCACAATCTGGCGGGCGATATCGTCAACGGGGTCGTCGTGGAAAGCAGCTCCATGCCCAACACGATTCCCGACCTGTGCAGAATGAAGTTCAGCATTCGGGGCCGAACGTCCGCCAACCTCAAAAGAGTCCTGAAGGTGGTTACCAACAGCGTTGAAGCTGCCGCGCTGGTGACGGGCTGCACCTTTGAAACGAAAATTCCGGAGAATTTTTACGAGGATACGCGCCCGAATCACGAACTGGGACTGGTCATGGCGGAGGCGCTGAAAGTCCTCGGTATGCCCTTCAGGGCGTCGGACACCCGCGGCTATGGATGGGACGCGGGCAACGTGAGCTGCGTTCGTCCTCTTCTCGCGCCGTATTTTAAAATCGGCCCCGAGACGCTTACGGGCCACACGCGAGAATTTTGCGAGGCTTCCAATTCGGAGGAAGCCCGGGAGGCCATGCTGTCCGCGGCCAAAGCCATGGGCGCCGTGGCCCTCGAATACCTCGTGAGCGAAGAACTCAGGGAAAAAGTGCGACGCGAGTTCGAAACGGTAACAAAAGGCTGA
- a CDS encoding AbgT family transporter: MSERQNRQKGILGAIERVGNMLPHPVYIFLILTVVVVLVSMHMGGMTFHNPGNGKEEVVKNLATPEGFRWMLQSMVNNFTRFPPLGTVLVMMIGLGLAEEAGLLRAVLRKAIAGAPRILTTTIVVFAGVMGNIAGSATFVVIPPLGGLVFKSLNRHPLAGIAAGFAGVAAGLSANLLITPTDILCAGLTEKAMQIMVPNATVHPAVNWYFMFLATIVLTVVGVFITEKLVEPSLGTYDGSGGEVRDEDTALMEVTEAERRGMRNALIVTLLYVCVIALMVVPADGILRDPKLKTIVPSPFLSSMVPILFLWFFLVALAYGITAGTIRNSGDVIKHMTESMKGFAGFIVLCFFAAQFVEYFSYTNLGLLLAVKGADYLQSSGFIGVPLIVAFIILAALINFLIGSASAKWAILAPIFVPMFMKLNFSPYLTQAAYRVADSVTNCVSPLEPFMPFIIICAQRYDKKAGLGTIISIMIPYAIFFMISWTLLLIGFYLLNLPLGPGAPVLL; this comes from the coding sequence GTGAGTGAGCGGCAGAATCGGCAAAAGGGTATTTTAGGCGCAATTGAAAGAGTTGGCAATATGTTGCCCCATCCGGTTTATATTTTCCTTATTCTGACTGTCGTCGTCGTCCTCGTCTCCATGCACATGGGCGGCATGACCTTTCATAACCCGGGCAACGGAAAAGAAGAAGTGGTCAAAAACCTGGCGACGCCGGAGGGCTTCCGGTGGATGCTCCAGAGCATGGTGAACAACTTCACCCGCTTCCCTCCTCTGGGAACGGTTCTGGTGATGATGATCGGTCTGGGGCTGGCCGAGGAGGCCGGACTTTTGAGGGCCGTTCTGAGAAAAGCCATTGCGGGTGCTCCCAGGATCCTGACGACCACCATCGTGGTTTTCGCCGGCGTCATGGGAAACATCGCCGGAAGCGCCACGTTCGTCGTCATTCCGCCCCTTGGAGGGCTGGTGTTTAAATCTCTGAACCGCCACCCCCTTGCGGGAATCGCGGCCGGTTTTGCCGGTGTGGCGGCGGGACTGAGCGCCAATCTTCTGATAACGCCCACCGATATTCTTTGCGCGGGGCTGACGGAAAAGGCGATGCAGATCATGGTCCCCAACGCCACCGTTCACCCGGCGGTCAACTGGTATTTCATGTTTCTGGCGACGATCGTGCTCACCGTCGTGGGGGTCTTCATCACGGAAAAACTCGTTGAGCCGAGCCTTGGAACCTACGACGGCTCAGGCGGCGAGGTGAGGGACGAGGATACGGCCCTGATGGAGGTGACGGAGGCAGAACGAAGGGGAATGCGGAATGCCCTGATCGTCACTCTGCTCTACGTCTGCGTCATCGCGCTGATGGTGGTTCCTGCCGACGGCATTCTCAGAGATCCCAAACTGAAAACCATTGTTCCCTCTCCCTTCCTTTCGTCGATGGTGCCGATCCTGTTTTTGTGGTTTTTCCTCGTGGCGCTGGCCTATGGAATCACGGCGGGGACGATCCGAAATTCAGGAGACGTCATCAAACATATGACGGAGTCGATGAAGGGCTTCGCGGGATTTATCGTCCTGTGCTTCTTCGCGGCGCAGTTTGTCGAATATTTCTCCTACACGAACCTGGGCCTTCTTCTGGCCGTTAAGGGCGCGGATTACCTGCAGTCCAGCGGATTCATCGGCGTTCCTCTGATCGTTGCGTTCATTATTCTGGCGGCGCTGATCAACTTCCTGATCGGCAGCGCCTCCGCCAAGTGGGCCATACTGGCGCCGATTTTCGTGCCGATGTTCATGAAGCTGAATTTCTCTCCCTACCTGACGCAGGCCGCCTATCGCGTGGCGGATTCCGTGACCAACTGCGTCTCCCCGCTGGAGCCCTTCATGCCGTTTATCATTATCTGCGCCCAGCGCTACGACAAAAAAGCGGGACTGGGAACGATCATCTCCATCATGATTCCCTACGCGATTTTCTTCATGATCTCCTGGACCCTTCTGCTGATCGGGTTCTATCTGTTGAACCTGCCTCTGGGCCCTGGAGCGCCCGTTCTGCTCTGA